The following are encoded together in the Chaetodon auriga isolate fChaAug3 chromosome 6, fChaAug3.hap1, whole genome shotgun sequence genome:
- the LOC143321770 gene encoding uncharacterized protein LOC143321770: MLSRSIAYGSTHCRGTVAACSSRQSNTCGGNTVLCALTEEDVKRLIEFRASNEALFTGKRNSAKIAWSTILKGLGLEGKLTADQIAKKWDNLRTKYKDLKQPYQGQDNVGGVVESWPWFHIMDEAMQGRLYNSNLVLSPETAGGVGHRCNNQQHQNQENTDILEFLIKTEMEDTVAAESAEDDGTVHAEAAPAEGVPMGWRRMTECSYKMTEPETERMIKLRAANEALFTGRKHSAKPAWRAILYELGLQGKLTTDQLAKKWDNLKRRYKELKFPARGVETNPSSWPWFYRMNDAMEGRFAGAAPILTPIVEDEDEDCEPLSPTPKKRARRSRGGMAEFLTESEMDLLVDNEEKNGSTTLGELHRMAEFTYKLTEDDTRRLIELRAANESLFTGRRNTAKPAWRGIVKEMGLTGKITPDQVAKKWDNLKTKFKDLKFPPRGMEGQTNPASWPWFQLMSDALEGRLAGKAPRVTPVWSSEEDGAFGSSPPADRDCLMAERSSVSELESMVGGDGAEADGNVTYIDASGEECSTPSDLSYKMTDQDTRRMIKLRAANEALFTGRRNAAKAAWKAILKELGLQGKVSTYQMAKKWDNLKRRYKDLKYPPVGMESVADGTSSWPWFHLMNEAMEGRLASSAPLLTPVTQDDEQQPDPAPRHRPRPAPPPPPSSSSDYRQEVFGDGAEQNQRSTEACDGPLGGLEREWEMVERERAALEREREMVERDRASVERERAAVQAERLWLERERAAVERDRAMVEQERATLGREREVLDQRALMLNSVGHSGHLNALM; this comes from the exons TGACTGAGGAGGATGTGAAGAGGCTGATTGAGTTCAGGGCGTCCAACGAGGCTCTGTTCACAGGGAAGAGGAACTCTGCCAAGATAGCATGGAG cACCATCTTAAAAGGCCTCGGCCTGGAAGGGAAGCTGACAGCAGACCAGATCGCCAAAAAATGGGACAACCTGCGGACAAAATACAAG GACCTGAAGCAGCCCTACCAGGGCCAGGACAACGTGGGGGGTGTGGTGGAGTCGTGGCCCTGGTTCCACATCATGGACGAAGCCATGCAGGGTCGCCTTTACAACAGCAACCTGGTGCTGAGCCCGGAGACCGCCGGCGGCGTCGGCCACCGCTGCAACAACCAGCAGCACCAGAACCAGGAGAACACCGACATCCTGGAATTCCTCATCAAGACGGAGATGGAGGACACGGTGGCGGCGGAGAGCGCCGAGGACGATGGGACGGTGCACGCGGAGGCTGCTCCCGCTGAAGGAGTCCCGATGGGCTGGAGGAGGATGACCGAGTGCTCCTACAAAA TGACTGaaccagaaacagaaagaatgaTCAAACTTCGAGCGGCGAACGAAGCTCTCTTCACCGGCAGGAAGCATTCGGCCAAACCGGCCTGGAG AGCCATTCTGTACGAGCTTGGTCTTCAGGGGAAGCTGACCACGGATCAGTTAGCAAAGAAGTGGGACAACCTGAAGAGGAGATACAAG GAGCTGAAGTTTCCCGCTCGAGGCGTGGAGACAAACCCGAGCTCCTGGCCCTGGTTTTACCGCATGAACGACGCCATGGAGGGACGCTTCGCCGGGGCGGCGCCCATCCTCACGCCCATCGTGGAGGACGAAGACGAGGACTGCGAGCCGCTGTCGCCGACGCCCAAGAAACGAGCGCGGCGGAGCCGAGGGGGAATGGCCGAGTTCCTGACGGAGTCGGAGATGGACCTGCTGGTCGACAACGAGGAGAAGAACGGATCCACGACGCTGGGCGAGCTGCACCGCATGGCCGAGTTCACCTACAAAC TGACGGAGGACGACACCAGGCGGCTCATCGAGCTGCGAGCTGCTAACGAGTCTCTGTTCACCGGGAGGAGGAACACGGCCAAGCCGGCCTGGAG gGGCATAGTGAAGGAGATGGGGCTGACCGGGAAGATCACACCTGACCAGGTGGCCAAGAAGTGGGACAACCTGAAGACCAAGTTCAAG GACCTGAAGTTTCCTCCTCGGGGCATGGAGGGCCAGACCAACCCGGCCTCCTGGCCCTGGTTCCAGCTGATGAGCGACGCTCTGGAGGGGCGGCTGGCGGGAAAAGCTCCCAGAGTGACGCCGGTGTGGAGCAGCGAGGAGGACGGCGCCTTCGGCTCGTCTCCGCCCGCCGACAGAGACTGTCTGATGGCGGAGAGGAGCAGCGTGTCGGAGCTGGAGAGCATGGTGGGCGGAGACGGCGCCGAGGCCGACGGGAACGTGACCTACATCGACGCCAGCGGAGAGGAGTGTTCGACGCCCTCCGACCTCTCGTATAAAA TGACAGACCAGGACACCAGGAGGATGATCAAGCTGCGAGCTGCTAACGAGGCTTTGTTCACCGGGAGGAGGAACGCCGCCAAAGCTGCCTGGAA GGCCATCCTGAAGGAGCTCGGCCTGCAGGGAAAAGTCTCGACCTATCAGATGGCCAAGAAGTGGGACAATCTGAAGAGGAGATACAAG gacCTGAAGTATCCTCCTGTCGGGATGGAGAGCGTGGCAGACGGCACCTCCTCCTGGCCATGGTTTCACCTGATGAATGAAGCCATGGAGGGCCGTCTGGCGAGCAGCGCCCCCCTCCTCACACCCGTCACTCAAGACGACGAGCAGCAACCCGACCCCGCCCCCAGACACCGGCCCCGGcccgcccctccccctcccccctcatcctcctcggactacagacaggaagtgtttggCGACGGCGCCGAGCAGAACCAGCGGAGCACGGAGGCGTGCGACGGGCCGCTGGGAGGACTGGAGAGGGAGTGGGAGatggtggagagggagagggcggcgctggagcgagagagggagatggtGGAGAGAGATAGGGcgtctgtggagagagagagggcggcGGTGCAGGCGGAGAGGCTGtggctggagagggagagggcgGCGGTAGAGAGGGACAGAGCCATGGTGGAGCAGGAGAGGGCGACGCTGGGCCGAGAGAGGGAGGTGCTGGACCAGAGGGCCTTGATGCTGAACTCTGTCGGACACTCTGGACACCTCAACGCCCTCATGTAG